In Halobaculum sp. XH14, a single genomic region encodes these proteins:
- a CDS encoding succinate dehydrogenase hydrophobic membrane anchor subunit: MAERYSSFERGGRRWLWQRITAAFLVVVLAFHFFLLHFVNHADEVTFMASSIRMQDLTYYSLMVLFLVTATFHGVNGVYNALVNQGLTGTRKRVVKYVLVLASAILVVQGIRTANAWAGFPTF; encoded by the coding sequence ATGGCCGAGCGCTACTCCTCGTTCGAGCGCGGCGGCCGCCGCTGGCTCTGGCAGCGCATCACCGCGGCGTTCCTCGTCGTGGTGCTCGCGTTCCACTTCTTCCTGCTCCACTTCGTGAACCACGCCGACGAGGTGACGTTCATGGCGTCGAGCATCCGGATGCAGGATCTCACCTACTACTCGCTGATGGTGCTGTTCCTCGTGACGGCGACGTTCCACGGCGTGAACGGCGTCTACAACGCGCTCGTCAACCAGGGGCTTACCGGAACCAGGAAACGGGTCGTCAAGTACGTCCTCGTGCTCGCTAGCGCGATCCTCGTCGTGCAAGGGATCCGCACCGCGAACGCGTGGGCCGGCTTCCCGACGTTCTAA
- the sdhC gene encoding succinate dehydrogenase, cytochrome b556 subunit, whose amino-acid sequence MSQSYDRGLVEDFGRWREFSAGMWAWVFHKFTGWVLVGYLFTHIAVLSTATSSEAAYTTTIQGLESLLVVRFLEIGLLAVAVFHILNGVRLLFVDLGVGLDAQDRSFYASLVLTGAIVVASVPTFLSGVFG is encoded by the coding sequence ATGAGCCAGTCGTACGACAGGGGCCTCGTCGAGGACTTCGGCCGGTGGCGGGAGTTCTCGGCGGGCATGTGGGCCTGGGTGTTCCACAAGTTCACGGGCTGGGTGCTCGTGGGCTACCTCTTCACCCACATCGCCGTGTTGAGTACCGCGACGTCCAGCGAGGCGGCGTACACGACCACGATCCAGGGGCTGGAGTCGCTGCTCGTCGTACGCTTCCTCGAGATCGGGCTGCTCGCGGTCGCCGTCTTCCACATCCTGAACGGCGTCCGTCTGCTGTTCGTGGACCTGGGGGTCGGCCTCGACGCACAGGACCGGAGCTTCTACGCGTCGCTGGTGCTGACGGGGGCGATCGTCGTGGCGTCGGTGCCGACGTTCCTCTCGGGGGTGTTCGGCTGA
- a CDS encoding succinate dehydrogenase/fumarate reductase iron-sulfur subunit, translating into MSTQLPDTESETEAVETEPTESLPPAQRARMEKKAEARAARERREREAAEEEAAAEENTVHLKVFRYDPEVEGKQEPRFDDFHVPFEKGMTVLDALIHARDTFDSSLTFRHSCRQAICGSDAFFINGRQRLGCKTQLSDLEDPVRVEPLPHAEVRKDLVVDMEHFYDQMEAVEPFFQTNELPDGELDEQRQTPENREKVKMSTRCIWCGACMSSCNIAAGDNEYLGPAAINKAYRFAMDEREGEDVKEHRLNVIEQEHGVWRCQTQFSCTEVCPKDIPLTEHIQELKREAVKSNLQFW; encoded by the coding sequence ATGAGCACGCAACTTCCAGACACCGAATCGGAGACCGAGGCGGTCGAGACGGAGCCGACCGAGTCGCTCCCGCCCGCCCAGCGGGCGCGGATGGAGAAGAAGGCCGAGGCCCGCGCCGCCCGCGAGCGGCGGGAGCGCGAGGCCGCCGAGGAGGAGGCCGCGGCCGAGGAGAACACGGTCCACCTCAAGGTGTTCCGCTACGACCCCGAGGTGGAGGGGAAACAGGAGCCCCGCTTCGACGACTTCCACGTCCCGTTCGAGAAGGGGATGACCGTCCTCGACGCGCTCATCCACGCGCGGGACACGTTCGACTCCTCGCTCACGTTCCGGCACTCCTGCCGGCAGGCGATCTGCGGGTCTGACGCGTTCTTCATCAACGGTCGCCAGCGCCTCGGGTGCAAGACCCAGCTCTCGGACCTCGAGGACCCGGTCCGCGTCGAACCGCTCCCGCACGCCGAGGTGCGCAAGGACCTCGTCGTCGACATGGAGCACTTCTACGACCAGATGGAGGCCGTCGAGCCGTTCTTCCAGACGAACGAGCTGCCCGACGGCGAACTCGATGAGCAGCGGCAGACGCCCGAGAACCGCGAGAAGGTGAAGATGTCCACGCGCTGTATCTGGTGTGGCGCCTGCATGTCCTCGTGTAACATCGCCGCGGGCGACAACGAGTATCTCGGCCCCGCGGCCATCAACAAGGCGTACCGCTTTGCCATGGACGAGCGCGAGGGCGAGGACGTGAAGGAACACCGGCTCAACGTCATCGAGCAGGAACACGGCGTCTGGCGGTGTCAGACCCAGTTCTCCTGTACCGAGGTCTGCCCGAAGGACATCCCGCTCACCGAGCACATCCAGGAGCTGAAGCGCGAGGCCGTCAAGAGCAACCTGCAGTTCTGGTAA